The Couchioplanes caeruleus nucleotide sequence ACGGCCCGGCTTGAGGGCGCCGGTCGGGCCGTGTGGTCCGATCTCGAAGTGCTGCTGCGGCGGCTCGTACGGCGAGTTGATGATCGGGTTGCTGAGGTCGGGCGCCTCTGCCGCGACTTCGGACAAAGTCATGCTCTAGGTCCCCCGGAGGTTCGGTCGGCTGGTGACATCATGCACTCATGGGGATGCGGTGCGTCTCAAGGTGGGTCATTACAGTCTGATTTGCCGCCCAGCCGTCTGGGAACTTGACCGTCTCGTAAAGGTGAACAGGTTCCGTCGATGGGTGGGCGTCGAGCAGCTCGTGAATGCCTACCCGGCCTACGATGACGCAGGCCTGGCGGTGGCGGGACGTCAGCACACACAAGCGGCCCGCTTCGAGGTGGAAGGCGGTTGCGTCTCGGCGGCCCGACAGCGGATGCAGCACCACCGTCACGTCGTACTCTCGGCCCTGCAGGCGGTTCGCGGTGTCCACCGTGATGTCGGGCTGATCGGCCAAGGCAGTCCGCAGTGCGGAGACCTGGTCTCGGTGGGCGGCTCCGACGGCGATGCGCGACGGCGTCACCGGGCCTGACGTCGAGCCCGACCGGGCGACGGGACCTCGTTCCACGAAGCGCCGGGCCACGGCGGCCACGGCGTCGACCGCCTCGGCGTCGGTCCGCATGGTGTGCCGGGCGGGCAGCTCGAGGTAGCCCCAGCCGGAAGTCGCGGCTTCCTCGAGCACGGCGTCCACGGGCGTCCGGCCGAGGGCCCGTGTCGTGAACGTCAGCTCCCGCTCACCTGGGCCAGTCCCGGTGCGGAAACCGGTGAACGGGTAGAACGCCGAGGCGATCACATCCTGCGCGGTGCGCGGCAGGCGCCACGAGACAGGTAGCTGGTGCTCGGGTA carries:
- a CDS encoding AAA domain-containing protein — its product is MTFDPAYEASQATLRILEDFRSGKHRGVVVNSPPGAGKSTLVVRAAAELVEDGERLMIVAQTNEQVDDLTASLAGRLPSTLIGRLSSADYVPSARVAGLTNVACDKDAGNLAGCPVTIATAAKWAYVKDRSWEWAIVDEAYQMRSDALLAIARLFERALFVGDPGQLDPFSVVENDRWRGLTWDPMQSAVAGLLRNNDGVPEHQLPVSWRLPRTAQDVIASAFYPFTGFRTGTGPGERELTFTTRALGRTPVDAVLEEAATSGWGYLELPARHTMRTDAEAVDAVAAVARRFVERGPVARSGSTSGPVTPSRIAVGAAHRDQVSALRTALADQPDITVDTANRLQGREYDVTVVLHPLSGRRDATAFHLEAGRLCVLTSRHRQACVIVGRVGIHELLDAHPSTEPVHLYETVKFPDGWAANQTVMTHLETHRIPMSA